From the genome of Yersinia enterocolitica, one region includes:
- a CDS encoding bifunctional tRNA pseudouridine(32) synthase/23S rRNA pseudouridine(746) synthase RluA yields MEPYNPPRDPWLHILFQDVHIMVVNKPSGLLSVPGRAPENKDSVMTRIQAEFPAAESVHRLDMATSGVIIVALTKAAERELKRQFREREPKKSYIARVWGHLAEDEGLIDLPLICDWPNRPKQKVCYETGKSAQTEYLVLSRDTDGSTRVKLSPITGRSHQLRVHMLAMGHPILGDGFYAHPEAKAMASRLQLHAQELCITHPEFGTAMHFKCEAEF; encoded by the coding sequence ATGGAACCCTATAATCCCCCACGCGACCCTTGGCTGCACATCCTGTTTCAGGATGTGCACATCATGGTGGTCAACAAACCTAGTGGGCTACTTTCTGTGCCCGGTCGCGCACCGGAGAATAAAGACAGTGTGATGACTCGTATTCAGGCTGAATTTCCGGCGGCAGAGTCCGTTCATCGGCTGGATATGGCCACCAGTGGCGTAATTATCGTGGCACTGACCAAAGCGGCTGAGCGCGAGCTGAAGCGCCAATTTCGCGAACGTGAACCGAAAAAGTCTTATATTGCCCGCGTCTGGGGGCATCTGGCCGAAGATGAAGGGCTGATAGATCTGCCGTTAATCTGTGACTGGCCAAACCGGCCAAAGCAGAAAGTCTGTTATGAAACCGGTAAATCTGCACAAACTGAGTATCTGGTGCTGTCACGCGATACTGATGGCAGCACGCGAGTGAAGTTATCGCCCATCACAGGGCGCTCACACCAATTACGGGTCCATATGCTGGCGATGGGTCACCCAATCCTTGGTGATGGCTTCTACGCCCATCCAGAGGCCAAAGCGATGGCATCCCGCTTGCAGTTACATGCGCAGGAGCTGTGTATTACTCACCCTGAGTTTGGAACGGCGATGCATTTTAAATGTGAGGCGGAATTTTAA
- a CDS encoding co-chaperone DjlA: MRYWGKLLGLVLGLMSGAGFWGVVLGLLVGHMVDRVRSTKRRGYFADQQTRQLIFFRATFQVMGHLTKAKGRVTEVDIQLASQLMDRMQLHGEARTAAQQAFREGKESDFPLRERLQELRGVCFGRFDLIRMFLEIQLQAAFADGSLHPNERQVLYVIAEELGISRGQFDQFLSMIEGGRQFGGHGGWQGQQGGYSQGGYQQASNGPTLEDACKVLGISNTDDSVTIKRAYRKLMGEHHPDKLVAKGLPPEMMEMAKQKAQEIQAAYDLIKREKGFK, encoded by the coding sequence CTGGTTTCTGGGGTGTGGTACTGGGGTTGCTTGTCGGCCATATGGTAGACAGGGTGCGAAGCACGAAGCGCCGCGGCTATTTTGCCGATCAACAAACACGACAATTAATTTTTTTCCGCGCCACTTTTCAGGTCATGGGGCATTTAACCAAGGCCAAAGGGCGGGTTACGGAAGTTGATATTCAACTCGCCAGCCAGTTGATGGATCGAATGCAATTGCACGGTGAAGCTCGAACTGCCGCACAGCAAGCGTTTCGCGAAGGGAAAGAAAGTGATTTCCCGTTGCGTGAAAGATTGCAGGAATTACGTGGTGTCTGCTTTGGGCGTTTTGATTTAATTCGGATGTTTCTGGAAATTCAATTACAGGCCGCATTTGCTGATGGATCTTTGCATCCTAACGAGCGGCAAGTGTTGTATGTCATTGCTGAAGAGTTAGGGATTTCGCGCGGCCAGTTTGATCAGTTCTTGAGCATGATTGAAGGCGGCCGTCAATTTGGTGGTCACGGCGGTTGGCAGGGCCAGCAAGGTGGATATTCTCAGGGGGGCTATCAGCAAGCCTCGAATGGCCCGACTTTAGAGGATGCCTGCAAAGTGCTGGGTATTAGCAATACTGACGACAGTGTGACCATCAAGCGTGCTTACCGTAAGTTAATGGGGGAACATCATCCAGATAAGTTGGTGGCAAAAGGTCTGCCACCTGAAATGATGGAGATGGCGAAGCAAAAAGCCCAAGAGATTCAAGCTGCGTATGATTTGATTAAGCGCGAAAAGGGATTTAAATAG
- a CDS encoding RNA polymerase-associated protein RapA, which produces MPFTLGQRWISDTESELGLGTVVAIDVRMITLLFPATGENRLYARNDSPITRVMFNPGDTITNHEGWQLKVEEVTHENGLITYIGTRLDTEETGVSMREVLLDSKLTFSKPQDRLFAGQIDRMDRFALRFRARKYQSEQFRLPWSGLRGIRASLIPHQLHIAYEVGQRHAPRVLLADEVGLGKTIEAGMIIHQQLLSGRAERILIVVPESLQHQWLVEMLRRFNLRFSLFDDSRYSEALLDSTNPFETEQMVICSLDFVRRNKQRLEQLADASWDLLVVDEAHHLAWSEEAPSREYQVIEQLAENIPGVLLLTATPEQLGQQSHFARLRLLDPDRFHDYEEFVNEQQKYRPIADAVTLLLGGERLTDDKLNLLGELIDEQDIEPLLKAANSQSEDSEAARQELVTMLMDRHGTSRILFRNTRNGVKGFPHRVLHQIKLPLPTQYQTAIKVSGIMGAKKTLEARAKDMLYPEQIYQEFEGENATWWNFDPRVEWLLNYLIANRNEKVLVICAQAATALQLEQVLREREAIRAAVFYEGLSLIERDRAAAYFASEEDGAQVLLCSEIGSEGRNFQFACQLVMFDLPFNPDLLEQRIGRLDRIGQNREIQIMVPYLEHTAQAILVRWYHEGLDAFEHTCPTGRTIYDSGYQELIGYLATPSEQEGLDEFIHACRLQHEELKLQLEQGRDRLLEMHSNGGEHGQQLAQIIADQDNDVNLVSFALNLFDIVGINQEDRSDNLIVLTPSDHMLVPDFPGLPQDGCTVTFDREQALSREDAQFVSWEHPIIRNGLDLILSGDTGSCAVSLLKNKALPVGTLLAELVYVVEAQAPKHLQLTRFLPPTPVRMLMDRNGTNLAAQVEFETFNRQLNAVNRHTSSKLVNAVQQEVHAMLQQAEALVEEQAKLLIESAKHEADDKLSTELARLEALKAVNPNIRDDEIEALEHNRKMVLENLNQAGWRLDAIRLVVVTHQ; this is translated from the coding sequence ATGCCTTTTACACTTGGTCAACGCTGGATCAGCGACACAGAAAGCGAACTTGGATTGGGTACTGTCGTTGCCATCGACGTACGCATGATTACCTTACTGTTTCCCGCAACCGGTGAAAACCGCCTTTACGCTAGAAATGATTCGCCAATCACCCGCGTCATGTTCAATCCGGGCGATACCATCACCAACCACGAAGGCTGGCAGCTAAAAGTGGAAGAAGTGACTCATGAAAATGGGCTGATTACTTATATCGGCACCCGTTTGGACACTGAGGAAACCGGCGTCTCAATGCGTGAAGTGTTGCTCGATAGCAAACTGACGTTTAGCAAACCGCAGGATCGGCTATTTGCCGGTCAGATCGATCGTATGGATCGCTTTGCCCTGCGTTTTCGCGCTCGTAAATATCAAAGTGAGCAGTTCCGTCTGCCATGGAGTGGGTTACGCGGTATCCGTGCCAGCCTGATCCCACACCAATTACATATCGCCTATGAAGTGGGTCAGCGCCATGCACCAAGGGTATTACTGGCCGATGAAGTGGGTTTAGGTAAAACCATCGAAGCCGGGATGATCATTCACCAACAACTGTTATCAGGCCGTGCTGAACGTATCCTGATTGTAGTGCCGGAAAGCCTGCAACATCAGTGGTTGGTGGAAATGTTGCGCCGCTTCAATTTGCGCTTCTCACTGTTTGATGACAGCCGCTACTCCGAAGCCCTGCTTGACAGCACCAATCCGTTTGAAACCGAGCAGATGGTTATCTGTTCACTGGATTTTGTGCGCCGCAATAAACAACGGCTGGAACAACTGGCAGATGCGTCTTGGGATCTGTTGGTGGTGGATGAGGCGCACCATCTGGCCTGGAGCGAAGAAGCCCCAAGTCGTGAATATCAAGTCATTGAACAATTGGCTGAGAATATCCCAGGTGTGCTGCTGTTGACCGCAACACCAGAGCAATTGGGCCAGCAGAGCCATTTTGCTCGTCTGCGTTTGCTGGATCCCGATCGCTTCCACGATTACGAAGAATTCGTCAATGAACAGCAGAAGTATCGTCCGATTGCAGATGCTGTGACGCTGCTGCTGGGTGGTGAGCGCTTAACTGACGATAAACTGAATCTGTTGGGCGAACTCATTGATGAGCAGGATATTGAGCCCTTGCTGAAAGCGGCAAATAGCCAAAGTGAAGATAGCGAAGCCGCTCGCCAAGAGTTGGTAACAATGCTGATGGACAGACATGGTACCAGCCGGATCTTGTTCCGTAATACCCGCAATGGGGTGAAAGGCTTCCCGCACCGCGTCCTGCATCAAATCAAACTGCCATTGCCAACCCAATATCAGACGGCGATTAAAGTATCAGGCATCATGGGTGCCAAAAAAACGTTGGAAGCGCGCGCCAAAGATATGCTTTACCCGGAACAAATCTATCAGGAGTTTGAAGGCGAAAATGCCACCTGGTGGAACTTTGACCCACGGGTAGAGTGGTTACTTAACTATCTGATTGCTAACCGCAATGAGAAAGTGTTGGTTATCTGTGCCCAGGCAGCCACTGCCTTACAGCTTGAACAAGTGCTACGTGAACGTGAAGCTATTCGCGCCGCCGTGTTCTATGAAGGTTTATCACTGATAGAGCGTGACCGTGCTGCGGCCTATTTTGCCTCTGAAGAAGATGGCGCTCAGGTATTACTGTGTTCTGAGATAGGTTCAGAAGGCCGTAATTTCCAGTTTGCCTGCCAGTTGGTGATGTTCGACCTGCCGTTTAACCCGGACCTGCTGGAACAGCGTATTGGCCGTCTGGACCGTATCGGTCAAAACCGCGAAATCCAGATCATGGTGCCTTATCTGGAACATACCGCACAGGCGATATTGGTGCGTTGGTATCATGAAGGTTTGGATGCTTTTGAGCACACCTGTCCGACCGGGCGCACCATTTATGACAGCGGCTATCAAGAACTGATCGGCTATCTGGCAACGCCAAGTGAACAAGAAGGGTTAGATGAATTTATTCACGCCTGCCGTCTACAGCACGAAGAGCTGAAACTGCAACTGGAACAAGGTCGTGATCGGCTACTGGAGATGCATTCCAACGGTGGCGAGCATGGTCAACAACTGGCGCAGATCATTGCAGATCAAGATAATGACGTTAATTTGGTTAGTTTCGCACTTAACCTGTTCGATATTGTCGGGATTAACCAAGAAGATCGCAGTGATAACCTGATCGTACTGACCCCCTCTGATCATATGCTGGTACCGGACTTCCCTGGGCTGCCGCAAGACGGCTGTACCGTGACATTCGATCGTGAACAGGCGTTATCGCGGGAAGATGCCCAGTTTGTGAGTTGGGAGCACCCGATCATCCGTAATGGTTTGGATTTGATCTTGTCCGGCGATACCGGAAGCTGTGCGGTTTCTTTATTGAAAAACAAAGCATTACCAGTAGGAACACTGCTGGCTGAATTGGTTTATGTGGTAGAAGCTCAAGCGCCAAAACACCTGCAATTAACCCGCTTCTTGCCACCCACCCCAGTGCGGATGCTGATGGACAGAAATGGCACCAATCTGGCGGCACAGGTTGAATTTGAAACCTTTAACCGTCAGTTGAATGCGGTAAACCGTCATACCTCCAGCAAGCTGGTCAATGCAGTGCAACAAGAAGTCCACGCCATGTTGCAACAAGCAGAGGCACTGGTTGAAGAGCAGGCAAAACTGTTGATTGAATCGGCCAAGCACGAAGCTGATGATAAGCTGAGTACCGAACTGGCACGTTTGGAAGCCCTGAAAGCGGTTAACCCAAATATTCGTGATGACGAAATAGAAGCACTGGAGCATAACCGTAAAATGGTGCTGGAAAACCTCAATCAAGCGGGCTGGCGTTTAGATGCTATCCGCCTGGTGGTGGTCACACATCAGTAA